From Streptomyces sp. HUAS MG91, the proteins below share one genomic window:
- a CDS encoding acyl-CoA dehydrogenase has translation MGHYKSNLRDIEFNLFEVLGRDKLYGTGPFGEMDVDTAKSILEETTRLAENDLAESFADADRTPPVFDPETNTAPIPETFKKSYKAFMDAEYWRLGLPEEIGGTTAPRSLIWAFAELILGANPAIWMYSSGPAFAGILFEEGNEAQKKVAEIAVEKQWGSTMVLTEPDAGSDVGAGRTKAVQQEDGSWHIEGVKRFITSGEHDMSENILHYVLARPEGHGPGTKGLSLFLVPKFEFDWETGELGERNGVYATNVEHKMGLKASNTCEMTFGDQHPAKGWLIGDKHDGIRQMFRIIEFARMMVGTKAISTLSTGYLNALEYAKERVQGSDLAAFGDKAAPKVTVTHHPDVRRSLLTQKAYAEGMRSLVLYTASVQDAIQVKEASGEDASTEHALNDLLLPIVKGYGSEKGYEQLAQSLQTFGGSGFLQEYPIEQYIRDSKIDTLYEGTTAIQGQDFFFRKIVRNQGAALNGLAEEIKKFLAVETGGAELAGARESLAKAAVELEAIVGVMLTDLAATEQDAKNIYKVGLNTTRLLMASGDVVVGYLLLKGAAVAAERLSEGVAGKDAAFYQGKVAAAKFFAANVLPGVTGARKLAQGTSETGLDIMELDEAAF, from the coding sequence ATGGGGCACTACAAGTCGAATCTCCGCGACATCGAGTTCAACCTCTTCGAGGTGCTCGGCCGCGACAAGCTGTACGGCACCGGCCCGTTCGGGGAGATGGACGTCGACACGGCCAAGAGCATCCTCGAGGAGACGACCCGTCTCGCCGAGAACGACCTGGCCGAGTCCTTCGCGGACGCGGACCGCACCCCGCCGGTCTTCGACCCGGAGACGAACACCGCGCCGATCCCGGAGACCTTCAAGAAGTCCTACAAGGCCTTCATGGACGCCGAGTACTGGCGCCTGGGCCTGCCCGAGGAGATCGGCGGCACCACCGCCCCGCGCTCGCTGATCTGGGCCTTCGCCGAGCTGATCCTGGGTGCGAACCCGGCGATCTGGATGTACTCCTCCGGCCCCGCGTTCGCCGGCATCCTCTTCGAGGAGGGCAACGAGGCGCAGAAGAAGGTCGCCGAGATCGCCGTCGAGAAGCAGTGGGGCTCGACGATGGTGCTGACCGAGCCGGACGCCGGTTCGGACGTCGGCGCCGGCCGCACCAAGGCCGTGCAGCAGGAGGACGGCTCGTGGCACATCGAGGGCGTGAAGCGGTTCATCACGTCCGGTGAGCACGACATGTCGGAGAACATCCTCCACTACGTCCTCGCCCGCCCCGAGGGCCACGGCCCCGGCACCAAGGGCCTCTCGCTCTTCCTCGTCCCGAAGTTCGAGTTCGACTGGGAGACCGGCGAGCTGGGCGAGCGCAACGGCGTGTACGCGACCAACGTCGAGCACAAGATGGGCCTCAAGGCGTCCAACACCTGCGAGATGACGTTCGGCGACCAGCACCCCGCCAAGGGCTGGCTGATCGGTGACAAGCACGACGGCATCCGCCAGATGTTCCGCATCATCGAGTTCGCCCGCATGATGGTCGGCACGAAGGCGATCTCGACGCTGTCGACGGGTTACCTGAACGCGCTGGAGTACGCCAAGGAGCGCGTCCAGGGCTCCGACCTGGCCGCCTTCGGCGACAAGGCCGCGCCCAAGGTCACCGTCACACACCACCCGGACGTGCGCCGCTCGCTGCTCACGCAGAAGGCGTACGCGGAGGGCATGCGCTCGCTCGTCCTCTACACCGCCTCGGTGCAGGACGCGATCCAGGTCAAGGAGGCCTCCGGCGAGGACGCCTCGACCGAGCACGCGCTGAACGACCTGCTCCTGCCCATCGTGAAGGGCTACGGCTCGGAGAAGGGCTACGAGCAGCTGGCCCAGTCGCTGCAGACCTTCGGCGGCTCCGGCTTCCTCCAGGAGTACCCGATCGAGCAGTACATCCGGGACTCCAAGATCGACACGCTCTACGAGGGCACCACGGCCATCCAGGGCCAGGACTTCTTCTTCCGGAAGATCGTCCGCAACCAGGGCGCCGCGCTGAACGGTCTGGCCGAGGAGATCAAGAAGTTCCTCGCCGTGGAGACCGGCGGCGCGGAGCTGGCCGGGGCCCGCGAGTCGCTGGCCAAGGCCGCCGTCGAGCTGGAGGCCATCGTGGGCGTCATGCTCACCGACCTGGCCGCCACCGAGCAGGACGCCAAGAACATCTACAAGGTGGGCCTGAACACGACCCGCCTGCTGATGGCCTCCGGTGACGTCGTCGTCGGCTACCTCCTGCTGAAGGGCGCCGCGGTCGCCGCCGAGCGGCTCTCCGAGGGTGTGGCGGGCAAGGACGCCGCGTTCTACCAGGGCAAGGTCGCCGCCGCCAAGTTCTTCGCGGCGAACGTCCTGCCGGGCGTCACCGGGGCCCGCAAGCTGGCCCAGGGCACCAGCGAGACGGGGCTGGACATCATGGAGCTGGACGAGGCGGCCTTCTAG
- a CDS encoding M18 family aminopeptidase produces the protein MSTSTGPFDRGHTDDLLTFLAASPTPYHAVATAAARLEKAGFKQVAETDAWDGETGGKYVTRGGAIIAWYVPRGAQPHTPYRIVGAHTDSPNLRVKPQPDMGSNGWRQVAVEIYGGPLLNSWLDRDLGLAGRITLRDGSERLIDIDRPLLRVPQLAVHLDRGVNVDGLKLDKQRHMQPIWGLGSDVDEGDLLGFVEDEYGLERGSITGWDLMPYAIEAPAYLGRDKELVAGPRMDNLLSVHACTAALTEVGKRDELPYIPVFAAFDHEENGSQSDTGADGPLLGNVLERSVFARGGSLEDRARAFAGTVCLSSDTGHAVHPNYAERHDPTHHPRANGGPILKVNVNNRYATDGVGRSVFVAACEKAGVPYQAFVSNNAMPCGTTIGPITAARHGIKTVDIGAAILSMHSVRELCGADDPFHLANALWAFLEG, from the coding sequence ATGAGCACATCCACCGGCCCCTTCGACCGCGGCCACACCGACGACCTGTTGACCTTCCTCGCGGCAAGCCCCACCCCGTACCACGCGGTGGCGACGGCAGCGGCCCGCCTGGAGAAGGCCGGATTCAAGCAGGTCGCCGAGACCGACGCCTGGGACGGCGAGACCGGTGGAAAGTACGTCACGCGCGGCGGCGCGATCATCGCCTGGTACGTGCCGCGGGGAGCCCAGCCGCACACCCCGTACCGCATCGTCGGCGCCCACACCGACTCCCCGAACCTGCGGGTCAAGCCGCAGCCCGACATGGGCAGCAACGGCTGGCGCCAGGTCGCCGTCGAGATCTACGGCGGTCCCCTCCTCAACTCCTGGCTCGACCGCGACCTCGGCCTCGCCGGCCGCATCACCCTGCGCGACGGCAGCGAGCGCCTGATCGACATCGACCGGCCCCTGCTGCGCGTGCCCCAGCTCGCCGTGCACCTGGACCGCGGGGTGAACGTCGACGGCCTGAAGCTGGACAAGCAGCGCCACATGCAGCCCATCTGGGGCCTGGGCAGCGACGTCGACGAGGGCGACCTGCTGGGCTTCGTCGAGGACGAGTACGGCCTGGAGCGCGGCTCGATCACCGGCTGGGACCTGATGCCGTACGCGATCGAGGCCCCCGCCTACCTGGGCCGCGACAAGGAGCTCGTGGCCGGCCCGCGGATGGACAACCTGCTGTCCGTGCACGCCTGCACCGCCGCCCTCACCGAGGTCGGCAAGCGGGACGAGCTGCCGTACATCCCGGTGTTCGCGGCCTTCGACCACGAGGAGAACGGGTCGCAGTCCGACACCGGCGCCGACGGCCCGCTGCTCGGGAACGTCCTGGAGCGGTCGGTCTTCGCGCGCGGCGGCTCCCTGGAGGACCGGGCCCGCGCCTTCGCCGGCACCGTCTGCCTCTCCTCCGACACCGGCCACGCCGTGCACCCCAACTACGCCGAGCGCCACGACCCCACGCACCACCCGCGGGCCAACGGCGGCCCGATCCTCAAGGTGAACGTCAACAACCGCTACGCCACCGACGGTGTGGGCCGCTCGGTGTTCGTCGCCGCGTGCGAGAAGGCGGGCGTGCCCTACCAGGCGTTCGTCTCCAACAACGCGATGCCGTGCGGGACGACGATCGGCCCGATCACCGCCGCCCGGCACGGGATCAAGACCGTCGACATCGGCGCGGCGATCCTGTCGATGCACAGCGTGCGCGAACTGTGCGGCGCGGACGACCCGTTCCACTTGGCGAACGCGCTGTGGGCCTTCCTGGAAGGCTGA
- a CDS encoding DUF6458 family protein — MSMGGCIILVAVGAILAFATDWHMKGVNVDLVGWILMIVGLIGLFVFRSVGRRRSVVGPHSRTTVIEDDERDRRI; from the coding sequence ATGAGTATGGGAGGTTGCATCATCCTGGTCGCCGTCGGCGCGATCCTCGCCTTCGCGACCGACTGGCACATGAAGGGGGTCAACGTCGACCTCGTCGGCTGGATCCTGATGATCGTCGGCCTGATCGGACTCTTCGTGTTCCGCAGCGTCGGCCGTCGCCGCAGCGTGGTCGGCCCCCACAGCCGCACCACCGTCATCGAGGACGACGAGCGGGACCGGCGCATCTGA
- a CDS encoding BTAD domain-containing putative transcriptional regulator, whose protein sequence is MEFRLLGAVAVATGSGELPLGPAKRRSLLAALLLRPNTAVPLDQLIDALWPEGPPARARTVAQGHVSRLRALLAQGGADEWGVRLVTRGDAYVLEMPESLLDAHRFEELVRLARDQRTPDDAAALLREALALWRGPALVGVATGGPLRVAADGLEEARLSAVEQLARTYGEFGDHARAASLLHAEAVAHPMRESLAGALMRALYRSGRQSDAIDQYHRTRTLLADELGVDPGAALREAYAEILAGGAAPPPAPTPTPAPPPASGRSPGPDLLPRPPRGFVGRDRELAAIGAAARREHAVVVITGPAGVGKTAAALHWAHSAREGYEGVLFADLRGFSDEETGDSGPETADVLREFLIALGVPARELPETQGALAAAYRTHTEARRPLVVLDNARTAAQVRPLLPAGPGSAALVTSRLRLDGLAVSELARTVGIDVLDGPASAALLAAATGAEDRFAAEPAAAARLAALCAGLPLALRVVAARINARPQWPLAALADELADEQRRLSLLDVDDTGVAAALRLTLRTLPPDARLLFRRLGTLPGPDLDRHAAAALTATPPADAATALDRLAAAHLVTERTPGRYGMHDLVRLFARGPAQQEAADDPSEPAGEPLVRLLDHYVRTALRAAAVAEPDDRPCCAPPPDARADTGGPALPDRAAALGWFAAQRENLAAAAGAAFAAGLDDRAWRLVVLQWPSIVGYVRDDWIPLLEQGLAAAVRLGDPDAEARVRALYGWVLTEEGRLAQALEHLERAPALAARAGDPSSEATALVNLALALDRTGAPGPAALAHLTRAAELARAADDVLTELLALEHLARRLLALDDHQAVLVCTERGLALPGAAAEGLAPLRQILLRVSRGAALLSLGRAEEARADLCRAREDALRRGFEEGARRADAQLARADSQTATGR, encoded by the coding sequence GTGGAGTTCCGGCTGCTCGGCGCGGTCGCCGTGGCCACAGGGAGCGGGGAACTCCCGCTCGGGCCCGCCAAGCGGCGCAGCCTGCTCGCGGCGCTGCTGCTGCGCCCCAACACCGCCGTCCCCCTCGACCAGCTGATCGACGCGCTCTGGCCCGAGGGCCCGCCCGCGCGGGCCAGAACCGTCGCCCAGGGACACGTGTCGCGGCTGCGGGCGCTGCTCGCGCAGGGCGGCGCCGACGAATGGGGCGTCCGGCTCGTCACCCGCGGCGACGCCTACGTCCTGGAGATGCCCGAGTCCCTGCTCGACGCGCACCGCTTCGAGGAACTGGTCCGGCTCGCCCGCGACCAGCGCACCCCCGACGACGCCGCCGCCCTGCTGCGGGAGGCGCTGGCGCTGTGGCGCGGGCCCGCGCTCGTCGGCGTCGCCACCGGCGGCCCGCTGCGGGTCGCGGCGGACGGCCTGGAGGAGGCGCGGCTCTCTGCGGTCGAGCAACTGGCCCGCACCTACGGCGAGTTCGGCGACCACGCCCGGGCCGCGTCGCTGCTGCACGCCGAGGCCGTCGCCCATCCGATGCGGGAGTCGCTGGCCGGGGCCCTGATGCGGGCGCTGTACCGCTCGGGCCGCCAGTCCGACGCCATCGACCAGTACCACCGCACCCGCACCCTCCTCGCCGACGAACTCGGCGTCGACCCCGGCGCCGCGCTGCGCGAGGCGTACGCGGAGATCCTGGCGGGCGGCGCCGCGCCCCCGCCCGCACCGACGCCCACGCCCGCGCCCCCACCCGCCTCCGGGCGGTCCCCCGGCCCCGACCTGCTGCCCCGCCCACCGCGCGGCTTCGTCGGGCGCGACCGGGAACTGGCCGCGATCGGCGCCGCCGCGCGCCGCGAGCACGCCGTCGTCGTCATCACCGGCCCCGCCGGGGTCGGCAAGACCGCGGCCGCCCTGCACTGGGCGCATTCCGCACGCGAGGGTTACGAGGGCGTGCTCTTCGCCGATCTGCGCGGCTTCAGCGACGAGGAGACCGGCGACAGCGGCCCGGAGACCGCCGACGTGCTCCGCGAGTTCCTGATCGCGCTCGGTGTTCCGGCCCGTGAACTGCCCGAGACGCAGGGCGCGTTGGCAGCCGCGTACCGGACGCACACGGAGGCGCGCCGCCCGCTCGTCGTCCTCGACAACGCCCGCACCGCCGCCCAGGTCCGTCCGCTGCTACCGGCCGGTCCCGGCAGCGCCGCCCTGGTCACCTCGCGGCTGCGCCTCGACGGTCTGGCGGTCAGCGAACTCGCCAGGACCGTCGGCATCGACGTCCTCGACGGTCCCGCGTCCGCCGCGCTGCTCGCCGCCGCCACCGGCGCCGAGGACCGGTTCGCCGCCGAACCGGCCGCCGCGGCCCGGCTCGCCGCGCTCTGCGCGGGCCTGCCGCTGGCACTGCGCGTCGTGGCGGCCCGGATCAACGCCCGGCCGCAGTGGCCACTGGCCGCCCTCGCCGACGAACTGGCCGACGAACAGCGCCGCCTGTCGCTCCTCGACGTCGACGACACCGGGGTCGCCGCCGCCCTCCGCCTCACCCTGCGCACCCTGCCCCCGGACGCCCGGCTGCTCTTCCGCAGGCTCGGCACGCTCCCGGGCCCCGACCTCGACCGCCACGCGGCCGCCGCGCTCACGGCGACCCCGCCCGCCGACGCCGCCACCGCCCTGGACCGGCTCGCCGCCGCCCACCTGGTGACGGAGCGGACCCCGGGCCGGTACGGGATGCACGACCTGGTCCGCCTGTTCGCGCGCGGTCCCGCCCAGCAGGAGGCGGCCGACGACCCGTCCGAACCGGCCGGTGAACCCCTCGTCCGCCTCCTCGACCACTACGTCCGCACCGCCCTGCGCGCCGCCGCCGTCGCCGAACCCGACGACCGGCCCTGCTGCGCGCCGCCGCCGGACGCGCGGGCCGACACGGGCGGGCCCGCGCTGCCCGACCGGGCGGCCGCGCTCGGCTGGTTCGCCGCACAGCGCGAGAACCTCGCGGCGGCCGCCGGTGCCGCCTTCGCCGCGGGACTCGACGACCGGGCCTGGCGGCTCGTCGTCCTCCAGTGGCCGTCGATCGTCGGATACGTGCGCGACGACTGGATACCGCTGCTCGAACAGGGCCTGGCCGCCGCCGTGCGGCTCGGCGACCCGGACGCCGAGGCGCGGGTGCGCGCCCTGTACGGCTGGGTCCTCACCGAGGAGGGGCGGCTCGCCCAGGCCCTGGAACACCTGGAGCGGGCCCCGGCACTCGCCGCCCGCGCGGGCGACCCGTCCAGCGAGGCCACCGCGCTGGTCAATCTCGCCCTCGCCCTGGACCGCACCGGCGCACCGGGCCCCGCGGCCCTCGCCCATCTGACGCGCGCCGCGGAACTCGCCCGCGCCGCCGACGACGTGCTCACCGAACTGCTGGCCCTGGAGCACCTGGCCCGCCGGCTGCTCGCCCTCGACGACCATCAGGCCGTACTCGTCTGCACGGAGCGGGGCCTCGCGCTGCCCGGCGCCGCCGCGGAAGGGCTCGCGCCGCTGCGCCAGATCCTGCTGCGGGTCTCGCGCGGCGCCGCGCTGCTCTCGCTGGGCCGCGCCGAGGAGGCCCGCGCCGATCTGTGCCGGGCCCGCGAGGACGCGCTGCGGCGGGGCTTCGAGGAGGGTGCGCGCCGGGCGGACGCCCAGTTGGCGCGGGCCGACAGCCAAACGGCGACGGGGCGCTAG
- a CDS encoding DUF4232 domain-containing protein encodes MARTITRTTVLATAAVVLGLTMTACSGGDATGTKDEGAATTHTSAAASTDTGSGTGSGTGSGTAKATGKRQAGGTSEADAARSGSSGKGATGGTAARKTPECKVTSLGYTLKRKNPEQQGDHLLITAVNKSGSACTVQKFPIVTPGEANGNAPVAKDDVRPPQPLLVPAGGTIYSALPVYQEVKADDDYFTSIRLSLVMNDADASGAFVTLKTPGEVEYAGKRADGIEVLSWNPRMPYAN; translated from the coding sequence ATGGCCCGCACCATCACCCGCACGACCGTCCTCGCCACCGCCGCCGTGGTCCTCGGCCTGACGATGACCGCCTGCTCCGGCGGCGACGCGACGGGGACCAAGGACGAAGGCGCCGCGACCACGCACACGAGCGCGGCAGCGAGCACGGACACCGGCTCGGGCACCGGCTCGGGCACCGGCTCGGGCACCGCGAAGGCCACGGGTAAGCGACAGGCGGGCGGCACGTCCGAGGCGGACGCCGCCAGGAGCGGCTCCAGCGGCAAGGGCGCCACGGGCGGGACCGCCGCGAGGAAGACGCCCGAGTGCAAGGTCACCTCGCTCGGCTACACCCTCAAGCGCAAGAACCCCGAGCAGCAGGGCGACCACCTGCTGATCACCGCGGTCAACAAGTCCGGCAGCGCCTGCACCGTGCAGAAGTTCCCGATCGTCACGCCGGGCGAGGCCAACGGCAACGCGCCCGTCGCCAAGGACGACGTACGGCCCCCGCAGCCGCTGCTCGTCCCGGCCGGCGGCACGATCTACTCCGCGCTCCCCGTCTACCAGGAGGTCAAGGCCGACGACGACTACTTCACGTCGATCCGGCTCTCCCTGGTGATGAACGACGCCGACGCCTCCGGCGCCTTCGTCACCCTGAAGACGCCCGGCGAGGTCGAGTACGCGGGCAAGCGCGCCGACGGCATCGAGGTGCTGTCCTGGAACCCCCGGATGCCGTACGCGAACTGA